From the Xenorhabdus ishibashii genome, one window contains:
- the gluQRS gene encoding tRNA glutamyl-Q(34) synthetase GluQRS yields MTQSRHSSLYIGRFAPSPSGDLHFGSLVTALGSYLQARACHGKWLMRIDDIDPPREVPGAANRILQSLEHYGLYWDGEVLYQSQRHDAYRAVLDQLKQQGDSYYCTCTRQRIQQLGGFYDGHCQHLHLPIHNAAIRLKQYQPIYGFYDKLQGHITVPTEMAEEDFIIYRKDGLFAYNLVVVIDDNYQGVTEIVRGADLIEPTVRQLSLYQHLNFATPNYVHLPLVLNKEGNKLSKQNHAQPIPLSDPRPLLIDALSFLNQPIIAGWQDLTTDQLLQQAIIGWNINTVPPKKPS; encoded by the coding sequence ATGACTCAATCCAGACACTCCTCGTTATACATTGGGCGTTTTGCTCCATCTCCTTCTGGCGATCTCCATTTTGGTTCTCTGGTAACTGCACTAGGCAGTTATCTGCAAGCCCGTGCCTGCCACGGAAAATGGCTGATGCGTATTGATGATATTGATCCTCCACGGGAAGTTCCTGGAGCAGCCAACCGGATATTACAATCCCTTGAGCATTACGGACTTTATTGGGATGGCGAAGTACTCTATCAATCTCAGCGTCATGATGCTTACCGTGCCGTCCTCGATCAATTAAAACAGCAGGGAGATAGCTATTATTGCACCTGCACCCGCCAACGTATCCAACAATTAGGCGGCTTTTATGATGGTCACTGCCAACATTTACATCTGCCAATTCACAACGCTGCCATTCGTCTAAAACAGTACCAGCCGATTTACGGTTTTTACGATAAATTGCAAGGCCATATCACTGTCCCCACGGAAATGGCCGAAGAAGATTTCATTATTTATCGCAAAGACGGTTTATTTGCCTATAATCTTGTCGTTGTTATTGATGATAACTATCAAGGTGTCACTGAAATTGTCAGAGGAGCTGATTTAATTGAACCCACGGTTCGCCAGCTATCTCTGTATCAGCATTTGAATTTTGCAACACCAAATTATGTGCATTTACCTCTCGTGCTAAATAAAGAGGGAAATAAGCTTTCTAAGCAAAATCATGCCCAGCCGATCCCATTAAGCGATCCAAGGCCATTGCTTATTGATGCGTTATCATTTTTAAATCAGCCCATTATCGCAGGCTGGCAGGATCTCACAACAGATCAACTGCTACAGCAGGCTATCATCGGTTGGAATATAAACACGGTTCCGCCAAAAAAACCTAGTTAA
- the mrcB gene encoding bifunctional glycosyl transferase/transpeptidase yields the protein MSDDDRQPIGRKGKKSELRRGQTSNKRNRRDDYDKNDDFNDDDDGGEVMTKKGKNTRSPKSRPPKKGGHWFLWLLLKIFIVLAVLIVIYGFYLDNKIRERIDGKVWDLPAAVYGRMVNLEPGMNYSKDEMIHLLEGMQYRRVTKITRAGEFVVRGNSIEMLRRPFDFPDGKEEQIQARLTFDNNHLASIENMENQRQFGFFRLDPKLITMMQSPNGEQRLFVPRSGFPDLLIQTLLETEDRHFYEHDGVRPFSIARAVLANLTAGRAVQGGSTLTQQLVKNLFLSNERTLSRKANEAYMALLMDARYSKDRILELYLNEVYLGQSGDEQIRGFPLASLYYFGRPVDELSLDQQALLVGMVKGASWYNPWRNPKAALERRNIVLKILQNQKIIDQELYDLLSARPLGVKPKSGVITPQPAFMQLVRQELQEKMGDKVNDLSGVKIFTTLDPVSQDAAEKSVEEGIAALRKARKIDDLEGAMVVVDRFSGEVRAMVGGSQPQYAGFNRALNARRLIGSLAKPATYLTALSQPDKYRLNTWLADEPISIPQAGGKPWEPKNFSRTFSGRVMLIDALARSMNVPTVNLGLDVGLDRISSTLIALGIPAKEIQQNPSMLLGAINLTPMEMAQEFQTIASGGNRAKLSALRSIIAEDGTVIYQSYPQAERVVPPQAAYLTLYGMQKVVERGTGRSLTGKYGKYHLAGKTGTTNDLRDSWFTGIDGKEVTIVWTGRDNNGPTNLTGATGALTIYRRYLENETPLELNNRPPEGIADMSVNEDGSFNCEGGGIRVLPVWTDDPQRLCQQSVQQPIEENEEEAPGWLREMFGQ from the coding sequence ATGTCTGATGATGATCGTCAGCCAATCGGACGCAAGGGTAAAAAATCCGAACTTCGTCGTGGGCAAACATCTAACAAACGCAATCGGCGGGATGACTATGATAAAAATGATGATTTTAATGACGACGATGATGGGGGTGAAGTCATGACTAAAAAAGGGAAAAATACCCGCAGTCCTAAGTCCCGCCCGCCTAAAAAAGGCGGGCATTGGTTTTTGTGGTTGCTGCTAAAGATCTTTATTGTGCTGGCAGTACTCATTGTCATTTATGGTTTCTATCTGGATAACAAAATTCGCGAGCGTATTGACGGAAAAGTCTGGGATTTACCGGCAGCCGTGTACGGACGGATGGTCAATCTTGAACCCGGTATGAATTACAGCAAAGACGAAATGATCCATCTGCTGGAAGGTATGCAGTATCGAAGAGTGACAAAAATCACCCGTGCAGGTGAATTTGTAGTCAGGGGGAATAGCATAGAGATGCTACGCCGCCCGTTTGATTTTCCTGATGGTAAAGAAGAGCAAATTCAGGCACGACTGACCTTTGATAATAACCATCTTGCCAGCATTGAAAACATGGAAAACCAACGCCAGTTTGGTTTTTTCCGCCTTGATCCGAAATTGATCACCATGATGCAATCGCCAAATGGTGAACAACGTCTGTTCGTCCCGCGTTCCGGCTTTCCTGATTTGCTGATCCAGACTTTGCTGGAAACAGAAGATCGGCACTTTTATGAACATGATGGCGTCAGGCCGTTTTCCATTGCCCGTGCGGTTTTAGCTAACTTGACGGCGGGACGAGCGGTTCAGGGGGGCAGTACCCTGACACAGCAATTAGTAAAAAACTTGTTCCTTTCTAATGAACGTACCTTGAGTCGTAAAGCGAATGAAGCTTATATGGCGTTGCTGATGGACGCACGTTATAGCAAAGATCGTATTCTGGAATTGTATTTGAATGAAGTTTATTTAGGACAAAGTGGTGATGAACAGATCCGTGGTTTCCCATTGGCGAGTTTGTACTATTTTGGGCGTCCGGTTGATGAATTGAGTTTGGATCAGCAGGCGTTGCTGGTGGGAATGGTCAAGGGAGCCTCGTGGTATAACCCGTGGCGCAATCCTAAGGCCGCACTGGAGCGTCGCAATATCGTTTTGAAAATCCTCCAAAACCAAAAAATCATCGATCAGGAGCTGTATGATCTACTTAGTGCCCGTCCGTTAGGTGTAAAACCGAAAAGCGGGGTGATTACGCCACAGCCAGCCTTTATGCAATTGGTTCGTCAGGAATTGCAGGAAAAGATGGGTGATAAAGTCAATGATTTGTCAGGGGTGAAGATCTTTACGACCCTCGATCCTGTTTCGCAGGATGCGGCGGAAAAATCGGTTGAAGAGGGCATTGCTGCCCTGCGAAAAGCCCGCAAGATTGATGATTTGGAAGGGGCGATGGTCGTTGTTGACCGTTTCAGCGGTGAAGTTCGTGCTATGGTTGGCGGCTCCCAGCCACAATATGCCGGATTTAACCGAGCCTTAAATGCCCGTCGTTTAATTGGTTCGCTTGCTAAACCAGCCACTTATCTGACGGCATTGAGTCAACCGGATAAATATCGCCTGAATACCTGGCTGGCTGATGAACCTATCTCTATCCCTCAGGCGGGCGGAAAGCCGTGGGAACCAAAGAACTTTAGCCGTACTTTCAGTGGGCGTGTCATGTTGATCGACGCGTTAGCACGTTCGATGAATGTGCCGACAGTGAATTTGGGGTTGGATGTTGGATTAGATCGCATTTCCAGTACCTTGATTGCACTGGGTATTCCTGCAAAAGAGATCCAACAGAATCCTTCTATGTTGTTGGGCGCGATTAACCTAACGCCAATGGAAATGGCACAAGAATTCCAGACGATTGCCAGCGGGGGCAATCGGGCGAAACTCTCTGCGTTGCGCTCCATTATTGCTGAAGATGGTACGGTGATTTACCAGAGCTATCCACAGGCAGAGCGAGTTGTGCCGCCACAGGCCGCTTATCTGACGCTATACGGTATGCAGAAGGTAGTGGAGAGAGGTACAGGGCGCTCATTGACTGGGAAATATGGCAAATATCATCTGGCAGGTAAGACTGGAACAACCAATGATCTGCGTGACAGTTGGTTTACAGGCATTGATGGTAAAGAAGTCACGATTGTTTGGACTGGACGTGATAACAATGGTCCAACTAACTTAACCGGAGCGACGGGTGCACTGACGATTTATCGTCGTTATCTGGAAAATGAAACGCCACTGGAGCTGAATAACCGTCCACCGGAAGGTATTGCGGATATGTCAGTCAATGAAGATGGCAGTTTCAACTGTGAGGGAGGCGGTATCAGAGTATTGCCAGTCTGGACTGATGACCCACAGAGGCTGTGTCAGCAATCGGTACAACAACCGATAGAGGAGAATGAAGAAGAAGCGCCTGGCTGGTTACGTGAGATGTTTGGTCAGTGA
- the folK gene encoding 2-amino-4-hydroxy-6-hydroxymethyldihydropteridine diphosphokinase, with protein sequence MTLVYIAIGSNLADPLQQVKNALAALSKIPDTTFVVRSSFYRTKPMGPQDQPDYLNLAVALETQLPPEALLDHTQAIELEQGRVRKGERWGPRTLDLDIMLFGHHVINTERLTVPHYGLKQREFMLYPLAEIAPDLVFPDGETLAEQLKKVPENGLTLWL encoded by the coding sequence ATGACGTTAGTCTATATCGCCATTGGCAGCAATCTGGCCGATCCTTTGCAGCAAGTCAAAAACGCACTTGCTGCCTTAAGCAAGATCCCTGATACCACTTTTGTGGTGCGATCATCTTTTTACCGAACTAAGCCAATGGGGCCACAGGATCAACCAGATTACCTCAATCTTGCCGTCGCATTGGAAACCCAATTACCTCCAGAAGCATTGCTTGATCACACTCAAGCAATCGAACTGGAACAAGGGCGCGTTCGTAAGGGCGAACGCTGGGGCCCCAGAACACTCGATTTGGATATCATGCTGTTTGGTCATCACGTCATCAATACTGAACGCTTGACCGTTCCTCACTACGGGTTAAAACAGCGTGAATTCATGCTCTATCCACTTGCAGAAATCGCACCAGATCTTGTATTTCCCGATGGAGAAACTCTGGCAGAGCAATTAAAAAAAGTTCCAGAAAATGGCCTGACGCTTTGGTTATAG
- the panC gene encoding pantoate--beta-alanine ligase, with protein sequence MLIIETIPILRREIRRWHQAGLRIAFVPTMGNLHDGHMALVDTAKAQADVVIVSIFVNPMQFDREDDLVNYPRTLQEDCEKLSRRNVELVFAPNVNEVYPHGLNGNQTFIEVQELSHILEGASRPGHFRGVTTVVSKLFNLIQPDLVYFGEKDFQQLQIIRKMIADMAYDITLVSVPIVRDKNGLALSSRNNLLSAEEKKTAPLLNKIMQSMAEKLKNGERDTERLIEQASAHLHEEGFMPDELFIRDAENLMPLTAQSKKAVILMAAWLGQIRLIDNQQVDLVD encoded by the coding sequence ATGCTGATTATAGAAACGATCCCAATTTTACGCCGAGAAATCCGTCGCTGGCACCAAGCTGGCTTGCGTATTGCTTTTGTTCCCACGATGGGGAACCTGCATGATGGTCATATGGCGTTGGTTGATACCGCCAAAGCGCAAGCTGACGTCGTTATCGTCAGTATTTTCGTCAATCCAATGCAATTTGACCGAGAAGATGATCTGGTCAATTATCCCCGAACCTTGCAGGAGGATTGCGAAAAACTGAGCCGTCGCAACGTCGAGTTGGTATTCGCCCCTAATGTTAACGAAGTGTACCCACACGGCTTAAACGGCAACCAAACTTTTATCGAAGTTCAAGAACTCTCTCATATCCTTGAAGGCGCCAGCCGACCAGGACATTTCCGTGGCGTTACTACCGTTGTCAGCAAATTGTTTAACCTGATCCAGCCCGATCTGGTTTACTTCGGCGAAAAAGATTTCCAGCAATTACAAATTATCCGCAAAATGATTGCCGATATGGCCTACGATATTACATTGGTTTCCGTGCCGATTGTCCGTGATAAAAATGGATTGGCGCTAAGCTCGCGTAATAACCTTCTGTCCGCTGAAGAGAAAAAAACAGCGCCTTTGCTGAATAAAATTATGCAATCGATGGCAGAAAAGCTGAAAAATGGCGAACGGGATACTGAACGACTCATTGAACAGGCTTCTGCACATTTGCATGAAGAAGGCTTTATGCCGGATGAGTTATTTATCCGTGATGCAGAAAACCTGATGCCATTAACAGCACAAAGTAAAAAAGCCGTGATCCTGATGGCTGCATGGCTGGGGCAAATACGACTGATTGATAATCAGCAGGTTGATTTGGTTGACTGA
- the dksA gene encoding RNA polymerase-binding protein DksA has translation MQEGQKRKTSSLSILAIAGVEPYQEKPGEEYMNDAQLKHFKLILEAWRNQLRDEVDRTVSHMQDEAANFPDPVDRAAQEEEFSLELRNRDRERKLIKKIEKTLKKVEEEDFGYCEACGIEIGIRRLEARPTADLCIDCKTLAEIREKQMAG, from the coding sequence ATGCAAGAAGGGCAAAAACGTAAAACCTCGTCCTTGAGCATTCTCGCCATCGCTGGGGTAGAACCTTACCAGGAAAAGCCAGGCGAAGAATACATGAACGATGCCCAGTTAAAGCATTTCAAGCTGATTCTGGAAGCATGGCGCAATCAACTCAGGGATGAAGTAGACCGTACTGTATCTCATATGCAAGATGAGGCAGCAAACTTCCCTGATCCAGTTGACCGTGCGGCGCAAGAAGAAGAGTTCAGTCTTGAATTACGTAATCGGGATCGTGAGCGTAAGTTGATCAAAAAGATCGAAAAAACGCTGAAAAAGGTCGAAGAAGAGGACTTTGGCTATTGTGAGGCCTGTGGAATTGAAATCGGCATCCGCCGTTTAGAGGCTCGCCCAACAGCCGATTTATGTATTGATTGCAAGACGTTAGCCGAAATTCGTGAAAAACAAATGGCTGGCTAA
- the sfsA gene encoding DNA/RNA nuclease SfsA has protein sequence MEFSPSLKPATLIRRYKRFLADVLTPEGETLTIHCANTGAMTGCATPGDTVWYSTSDNPKRKYPNSWELTQTQDGHWICVNTLRANDLVYKAIEKNIISELSGYEHMSREVSYGKEKSRIDLLLQSKQIVNCYIEVKSVTLLQGNYGYFPDAVTIRGQKHLRELSLIAQQGQRAVLLFAVLHSGISQVAAAKHIDPDYAFLLEQACQSGVEVICYKASMTENGMVLSDKLSFVSMG, from the coding sequence ATGGAATTTTCACCATCCCTGAAGCCTGCAACCTTAATCCGCCGCTATAAACGCTTTCTTGCGGATGTCCTCACGCCAGAAGGAGAAACACTCACCATACACTGTGCCAATACGGGGGCCATGACAGGATGTGCCACACCAGGGGATACCGTGTGGTATTCCACATCCGATAATCCCAAACGCAAATATCCCAATAGCTGGGAATTAACGCAAACCCAAGATGGTCACTGGATTTGTGTCAATACCCTCAGAGCCAATGATCTGGTCTATAAAGCTATTGAGAAAAATATCATTTCAGAATTATCTGGATATGAGCACATGAGTCGGGAAGTTAGCTATGGAAAAGAGAAAAGTCGCATAGATTTATTATTACAATCAAAACAAATTGTTAACTGCTATATTGAAGTCAAGTCAGTCACATTGTTACAGGGAAATTATGGATATTTTCCTGACGCCGTCACAATTCGAGGGCAAAAACATTTACGTGAGCTATCATTGATAGCACAACAAGGCCAGCGTGCTGTTTTGTTATTTGCTGTCTTACATTCTGGGATCAGTCAGGTTGCAGCAGCAAAACATATTGACCCTGATTATGCTTTTCTTTTGGAACAAGCATGCCAATCAGGGGTCGAAGTAATCTGTTATAAGGCCAGCATGACAGAAAACGGGATGGTTCTAAGTGACAAATTATCTTTCGTATCAATGGGATAA
- the pcnB gene encoding polynucleotide adenylyltransferase PcnB codes for MKKKSAKAMPSDSPITVIPREQHPISRKDISDNALKVLHRLNKSGFEAYLVGGGVRDLLLHKKPKDFDIATNATPEQVRQLFRNCRLVGRRFRLAHIMFGPDVIEVATFRGPHDQIGNNDRNQSHKAQSGMLLRDNIFGSVEEDAVRRDFTINSLYYGIEDFALRDYAGGMADLNAGIIRLIGDPETRYREDPVRMLRAVRFASKLDMTIEPATAEPIPRLAFLLKDIPAARLFEESLKLLQTGQGYKTYKLLREYQLFQPLFPLIQPGFTQRDDSPMEKLLAQVLKNTDFRLQSDKRVNPAFLFAAMLWYPLIEHAEKLTQEGGLQYYDAFALAMNDILDEQCRSIAIPKRHTTTMRDIWLLQLRLPRRQGKRANKLMEHPKFRAAYDLLELRASIETRHDLKELVQWWSAFQQSTSSKQREMISGLGSEPIRRRTRPHRGGRVRQNRNHG; via the coding sequence ATGAAGAAAAAATCCGCAAAGGCGATGCCTTCGGACTCCCCGATCACGGTGATCCCACGCGAACAACACCCAATTTCACGCAAGGACATTAGTGATAATGCCTTGAAGGTTCTGCATCGCCTAAATAAATCAGGTTTTGAAGCTTATCTGGTTGGTGGCGGAGTTCGTGATCTACTGTTGCACAAAAAACCCAAAGATTTTGATATAGCAACCAATGCGACACCTGAACAAGTTCGTCAACTGTTCCGCAATTGCCGCCTTGTCGGACGTCGTTTCCGCCTTGCCCATATCATGTTTGGCCCTGATGTGATTGAAGTTGCCACCTTCCGCGGGCCACATGATCAAATTGGAAACAATGACCGCAACCAGTCACATAAAGCCCAGAGCGGCATGTTACTGCGTGATAATATTTTCGGTTCAGTAGAAGAAGATGCGGTTCGTCGCGATTTCACGATCAATAGCCTCTATTATGGCATTGAAGATTTCGCACTGCGGGATTACGCGGGTGGCATGGCAGATCTGAACGCTGGTATTATTCGCCTGATTGGTGATCCAGAAACTCGCTATCGGGAAGATCCCGTGCGTATGCTGCGGGCTGTCCGTTTTGCCAGCAAACTGGATATGACTATCGAGCCAGCAACTGCTGAGCCTATCCCACGCCTTGCTTTTCTGTTGAAAGATATTCCAGCGGCGCGTCTGTTCGAAGAATCTCTGAAACTGTTACAGACAGGACAGGGTTACAAAACTTATAAACTGCTGCGCGAATATCAGTTATTCCAGCCATTGTTTCCGCTTATTCAACCTGGTTTCACCCAACGTGATGATTCGCCAATGGAAAAGCTGCTGGCACAAGTGCTGAAAAATACCGATTTCCGCTTGCAAAGTGACAAGAGAGTGAATCCTGCTTTCTTATTTGCCGCCATGTTATGGTATCCATTAATTGAGCATGCGGAAAAATTGACACAAGAAGGCGGATTACAGTATTACGACGCCTTTGCGTTAGCAATGAATGATATTCTTGATGAACAGTGCCGCTCCATTGCGATCCCGAAACGCCATACCACGACCATGCGCGATATTTGGTTACTTCAGCTTCGCTTGCCGCGCCGTCAAGGAAAGCGAGCAAATAAATTGATGGAACACCCGAAGTTCCGCGCTGCGTATGACTTACTAGAATTACGCGCCAGCATTGAGACACGCCATGACCTGAAAGAGCTGGTGCAATGGTGGAGTGCATTCCAACAATCAACTTCATCAAAACAACGCGAAATGATATCAGGGCTGGGCAGCGAACCCATTCGCCGCAGGACACGCCCCCACCGTGGTGGACGCGTTCGCCAGAATAGGAATCATGGTTAA
- the hrpB gene encoding ATP-dependent helicase HrpB, translated as MSLPIYDSLPIYDVVGSVIAALQTSKQVLLHAPTGAGKSTGLPLAILQQAQLSGRIIMLEPRRIAARSVAERLAEQLNEPVGMTIGYRMRSETKVSAATRLEVVTEGILTRMLQQDPELSGVSLVILDEFHERSLQADLALALLLDVQEGLRDDLRILVMSATLDNQRLSSLLPDAPVIVSEGRSYPVTRSYHPLPSHQPFEQSVASAVLRLLQQETGSLLLFLPGVGEIQRVLSQLEGKVNDDTLLCPLYGALSLSDQRKAITPAPVGMRKVVLATNIAETSLTIEGIRLVVDSGLERSGRFEPKSGLTRLITQRISQASMVQRAGRAGRLEAGVCWHLFSQEQAERAREYSEPEILHSDLSGVLLSLLQWGCRDSTQLHWLDNPPQPALAVAESLLLRLGALDNNQQLTARGWQMAESGSEPRLAAILCSGKESEGQEQGRAALITAAKLVAILEEPPRRGQPDLLYWMTTDQRHWQQRIRQLVRNFANQLADKNETQRVASHAKNLRLDLVPELLVQGFPDRIAKNRDNLGRFQLANGLGVALEREEPLSGEAWLVTPLLQQGSSHPEARVLLACPLDIEQAIKQHPLLFTEHTTVEWDDSKGSLRAWKRLQCGRLIVKAQPLAKPSTSELQKALLNWVRQEGLSALNWSQEALQLRIRLQRATEWLPEVEWPAIDDEALLNSLEQWLLPALGGVDDLKGLRQIELSSCLIGLLDWQQRQILDNELPTNYTVPTGSRITIQYFHDKPPALAVRMQEMYGEQQNPVLAKGRVPVVIELLSPAHRPLQITQDLAAFWQGTYREVQKEMKGRYPKHLWPDDPANTAPTRRVKKQM; from the coding sequence TTGTCATTACCTATTTATGACTCATTACCCATTTATGATGTAGTGGGTTCCGTGATTGCTGCACTGCAAACGTCGAAGCAAGTGTTATTACATGCGCCAACGGGAGCTGGAAAATCAACCGGATTGCCATTGGCGATTTTACAGCAGGCACAGTTATCGGGGCGCATCATTATGCTGGAACCGCGGCGTATTGCTGCACGTAGTGTGGCTGAGCGCCTTGCCGAACAACTCAATGAGCCTGTTGGTATGACTATAGGCTACCGGATGCGTTCGGAAACCAAAGTCAGTGCTGCAACACGGCTTGAGGTTGTGACCGAAGGGATTTTGACGCGTATGTTGCAACAAGATCCTGAATTGAGCGGCGTTTCTCTCGTCATTCTTGATGAATTCCATGAGCGTAGCTTACAGGCCGATCTTGCACTGGCACTGCTGCTGGATGTACAGGAAGGATTGCGTGATGACCTGCGTATCTTAGTGATGTCGGCAACATTGGATAACCAGCGCCTTTCTTCTTTATTACCCGATGCGCCTGTGATTGTGTCAGAAGGGCGCAGCTATCCGGTAACGAGGTCATATCATCCACTCCCTTCTCATCAACCTTTTGAACAATCAGTTGCATCGGCGGTATTGCGGTTATTACAGCAGGAGACAGGATCGTTGTTGCTGTTTCTGCCTGGTGTCGGTGAAATTCAGCGGGTGTTGTCGCAATTGGAAGGCAAAGTGAATGACGATACGCTGTTGTGTCCATTATATGGTGCATTGTCGTTATCAGATCAACGCAAAGCAATAACACCTGCGCCAGTGGGAATGCGTAAGGTCGTACTCGCTACCAATATTGCCGAAACCAGTTTGACGATTGAAGGTATCCGGTTAGTGGTAGACAGCGGACTGGAACGATCTGGTCGATTTGAACCGAAGAGTGGCCTGACGCGTTTGATTACCCAACGCATCAGCCAGGCATCTATGGTTCAGCGAGCAGGGCGGGCTGGTCGATTGGAAGCCGGTGTTTGTTGGCACTTATTCAGTCAGGAGCAAGCAGAAAGAGCCAGAGAATATAGCGAGCCGGAGATCTTGCATTCAGATCTCAGCGGCGTACTGCTCTCTTTATTGCAGTGGGGGTGTCGTGACAGCACCCAACTTCATTGGCTGGACAATCCACCACAACCCGCATTGGCGGTTGCAGAATCTCTGTTGCTGCGTCTGGGGGCGTTGGATAATAATCAACAACTGACTGCCCGCGGCTGGCAAATGGCAGAATCCGGTAGTGAACCACGTTTGGCGGCCATACTCTGTTCAGGTAAAGAGAGTGAAGGGCAGGAACAAGGCCGTGCGGCATTGATAACAGCAGCGAAATTGGTTGCTATTCTGGAAGAACCCCCACGTCGTGGACAGCCTGATCTTCTTTATTGGATGACAACGGATCAGCGTCATTGGCAACAACGAATCCGTCAACTGGTCAGAAATTTTGCAAATCAACTGGCGGATAAAAACGAGACACAACGCGTTGCAAGCCATGCTAAGAACCTCAGATTGGATCTTGTACCTGAACTATTGGTACAGGGTTTCCCAGATAGGATTGCCAAAAACCGCGATAATCTTGGGCGTTTTCAGTTAGCCAATGGCTTGGGGGTAGCACTGGAACGTGAAGAGCCACTTTCGGGAGAAGCCTGGTTGGTGACTCCCTTGTTACAGCAGGGAAGCAGCCACCCTGAGGCGCGGGTTTTACTTGCTTGTCCGTTGGACATTGAACAGGCCATAAAGCAGCACCCTCTTCTGTTTACTGAACATACAACTGTAGAGTGGGATGATAGTAAAGGTTCGTTACGGGCGTGGAAGCGTTTGCAATGTGGGCGATTAATTGTCAAAGCCCAGCCATTGGCAAAGCCTTCGACATCAGAATTACAGAAAGCCTTGCTGAATTGGGTCAGGCAGGAAGGATTATCGGCATTGAATTGGTCACAGGAAGCGTTGCAGTTGCGCATTCGCCTGCAAAGGGCGACAGAATGGTTACCGGAGGTAGAATGGCCTGCAATTGATGACGAAGCGTTGTTGAACTCCCTTGAACAGTGGTTGCTTCCTGCTCTGGGTGGTGTTGATGACTTGAAAGGCTTGCGCCAGATTGAACTGTCCTCCTGTTTGATAGGATTGCTTGATTGGCAACAGCGGCAAATACTGGATAATGAATTGCCTACTAATTACACTGTGCCAACTGGGAGCAGGATTACTATCCAGTATTTCCATGACAAACCTCCTGCTCTGGCAGTGAGAATGCAGGAAATGTACGGAGAGCAGCAAAATCCAGTATTGGCGAAAGGACGGGTTCCGGTTGTCATTGAGTTGTTATCTCCTGCCCATCGTCCATTACAGATCACGCAAGACCTCGCTGCGTTTTGGCAGGGAACTTATCGTGAGGTGCAAAAAGAGATGAAAGGGCGTTACCCCAAACATTTATGGCCTGATGATCCTGCCAACACGGCACCGACCAGGCGTGTGAAAAAACAGATGTAA
- the panB gene encoding 3-methyl-2-oxobutanoate hydroxymethyltransferase: MKPTTLADLSQLKKEKRKFATITAYDASFAHLFAEQGINVMLIGDSLGMTIQGFNSTLPVTTEDISYHTRSVRAGAPHAFLIADMPFMSYATPEQSFDNAATLMRSGANMVKIEGGDWLCDTVKMLTERAVPVCGHLGLIPQSVNVLGGYKVQGRDESSAQKLFNDAIALEKAGMQLLVLECVPTTLAQRITEALDIPVIGIGAGNMTDGQILVMHDALGITARPPKFAKDFLKETGNIRDAICLYIEQVESGVYPDQSHSFN; the protein is encoded by the coding sequence ATGAAACCAACAACTCTGGCTGATCTAAGTCAGTTAAAAAAAGAAAAGCGCAAATTTGCAACTATCACAGCTTACGATGCTAGTTTCGCCCACCTTTTCGCTGAACAAGGCATTAATGTCATGCTCATTGGTGATTCACTCGGCATGACCATACAAGGGTTCAACTCTACCCTGCCGGTTACCACTGAAGATATTTCCTACCACACCCGAAGTGTTCGCGCTGGCGCCCCACATGCTTTTCTTATCGCAGATATGCCTTTTATGAGCTACGCCACCCCCGAACAAAGTTTTGACAATGCGGCTACATTAATGCGTTCTGGTGCCAATATGGTCAAAATTGAGGGTGGAGACTGGCTATGTGATACCGTCAAAATGCTGACCGAGCGTGCCGTCCCCGTTTGTGGTCATTTAGGTTTGATACCACAATCAGTCAATGTACTCGGTGGTTATAAAGTTCAGGGGCGCGATGAATCCTCAGCCCAGAAGTTATTCAACGATGCGATTGCGTTGGAAAAAGCAGGTATGCAACTACTGGTGTTAGAATGTGTCCCGACTACACTGGCACAGCGCATTACCGAAGCGCTGGACATTCCGGTTATAGGCATCGGGGCAGGCAATATGACTGACGGTCAAATTCTGGTTATGCATGATGCCTTGGGCATCACCGCAAGACCACCAAAATTTGCCAAAGACTTCCTCAAAGAAACCGGCAATATAAGGGATGCCATCTGCCTGTATATTGAACAAGTGGAAAGCGGCGTCTATCCCGACCAGTCACATTCATTCAACTGA